A genomic stretch from Brassica rapa cultivar Chiifu-401-42 unplaced genomic scaffold, CAAS_Brap_v3.01 Scaffold0820, whole genome shotgun sequence includes:
- the LOC103849049 gene encoding uncharacterized protein LOC103849049, with protein MTEEEHGQPMKKRLSQHLAAVQELNDKIAQLGKRNKPQGRRPPHGETRFGDAPEAGYVEPKPPDPSWITPHQTSYTHEYLRSSWPDDYLSWERTMDEWFLYHVVPRKERLSHAIKQLSEKAYSWWKRVDRAHGKSPEEVVTNWEDLKDVMIRKYVTTLPTQETRRKYPRRFSNGVSKEAKKVVPQQGHRSLIYQDQIRPSQMPTVLYDKYQPYEVPKAMEKKNLVSQVLARHKEKSDKPIFQEKAKDVKTGPEVQKDTITQSLLRSKVVYDLSPRDKEILNPNKEEPSSQGTKEHEFKGEEQLGATPVMDHKMVQDTMQSMLFKEAKPILKVSHQGRINESYKLIEVPKKEPDHKLSHEFTPKWKPKSEQSIVQVPKPMSVEIISGCQEESFKEIPPDNLMLLGESTPRKIRNVATQTLKDHPLQKRCNGHDHSRGVILSHLLKEEPPDAPCITKPKLYQGKVI; from the exons ATGACAGAGGAAGAACACGGCCAACCCATGAAGAAAAGACTAAGCCAACACTTAGCAGCTGTACAAGAGCTCAATGATAAGATTGCTCAGTTGGGAAAAAGAAACAAGCCACAAGGCAGACGACCACCACATGGAGAAACAAGATTTGGAGATGCACCAGAGGCTGGCTATGTTGAGCCCAAGCCACCGGATCCTTCATGGATCACCCCACACCAAACTTCTTATACTCATGAATACTTAA GAAGTAGCTGGCCAGATGACTATCTATCATGGGAAAGAACTATGGATGAATGGTTTTTATACCATGTAGTGCCAAGGAAAGAAAGGCTTAGCCATGCCATCAAACAACTCTCCGAAAAAGCATACTCATGGTGGAAAAGAGTAGATCGTGCACACGGTAAAAGTCCAGAAGAGGTTGTCACCAATTGGGAAGATCTTAAAGATGTTATGATCAGGAAGTATGTGACTACACTTCCCACGCAAGAAACCAGAAGAAAATACCCAAGGAGATTTTCAAATGGTGTGTCCAAAGAGGCAAAGAAAGTGGTGCCACAACAAGGCCATAGAAGCTTGATCTATCAAGACCAGATTCGGCCAAGCCAGATGCCCACGGTTTTATATGATAAATACCAACCTTATGAGGTCCCAAAGGCCATGGAGAAGAAGAACCTTGTCAGCCAAGTTTTGGCCAGACACAAAGAAAAATCAGATAAACCGATTTTTCAAGAGaaggccaag gaTGTTAAGACAGGTCCTGAGGTCCAGAAAGACACGATCACCCAATCCTTGTTGAGATCAAAAGTTGTCTATGATTTAAGTCCAAGAGACAAGGAGATTTTAAACCCAAATAAAGAAGAGCCATCCAGCCAAG GAACTAAGGAGCATGAATTCAAAGGAGAGGAACAACTAGGCGCCACACCTGTGATGGACCATAAGATGGTTCAAGACACAATGCAGTCCATGTTgtttaaagaagcaaaaccgaTCCTAAAAGTATCCCACCAAG GGAGAATAAATGAAAGCTATAAGCTTATTGAAGTCCCAAAGAAAGAACCAGACCATAAGCTCAGCCATGAATTCACTCCCAAGTGGAAACCGAAATCTGAACAATCTATTGTTCAAGTTCCAAAACCTATG AGTGTTGAGATTATTTCAGGTTGCCAAGAAGAAAGCTTCAAAGAAATCCCACCGGATAATCTTATGTTGCTAGGAGAATCAACTCCAAGGAAGATCAGAAACGTGGCCACCCAAACTTTAAAGGACCATCCACTCCAGAAGAGATGTAATGGCCATGACCATAGCAGAGGCGTGATCCTTTCACATCTTCTCAAAGAAGAGCCACCAGATGCGCCATGCAtcaccaaaccgaaattatacCAAGGTAAG GTTATatag